A single region of the Mesotoga sp. BH458_6_3_2_1 genome encodes:
- a CDS encoding serine/threonine-protein kinase, which yields MKKRYRVIKPLGRGGFGLTYLCSDFHKGNNVAVKEFFPRGVEREGNNVKPVSDDLREIYFDKLSSFSEEFTIMSRIEDDRVVKVLDLFTENNTAYYVMELISGKTLKDAVRDEGVMNDEEAFETVESILKGVSSIHERGYIHGDLKPTNVMLTDDGRIKVMDFGAACLKDVYLMNSLAKVVSLSYTCPEKFYSSSPPNYSWDVYSVGGILYFLQSGEDPVPSTERVKGVPLIFDTFSRRAKRILDKSMALLSEKRYSDAAAFRRALKSRFFGL from the coding sequence TTGAAGAAGCGTTACAGGGTTATCAAGCCGTTGGGCAGAGGTGGATTCGGTTTAACTTATCTATGCTCTGACTTTCACAAGGGAAATAATGTCGCCGTGAAAGAGTTCTTTCCCAGAGGCGTAGAAAGAGAAGGCAACAATGTCAAGCCGGTGAGCGATGACCTGAGAGAGATCTATTTCGACAAGCTCTCTTCCTTCTCCGAAGAATTCACAATAATGTCCAGAATCGAAGATGACAGAGTTGTTAAGGTTCTAGATCTTTTCACAGAGAATAACACCGCTTACTATGTGATGGAGCTAATAAGTGGAAAAACTTTGAAGGACGCAGTGAGAGACGAAGGTGTGATGAACGATGAAGAGGCTTTTGAAACGGTGGAAAGCATACTTAAAGGAGTCTCGTCTATTCACGAAAGAGGCTATATCCACGGCGACTTGAAACCTACCAACGTAATGCTCACAGATGATGGAAGAATAAAAGTAATGGATTTCGGCGCAGCATGTCTAAAAGATGTGTACCTTATGAATTCCCTCGCGAAAGTGGTATCCCTCAGCTATACTTGTCCCGAGAAATTCTATTCTTCTTCTCCTCCAAACTACTCATGGGATGTGTATTCAGTTGGGGGGATTCTATACTTTCTGCAGAGCGGAGAGGATCCTGTTCCTTCGACAGAAAGAGTTAAGGGAGTTCCTCTCATCTTCGACACATTTTCAAGAAGAGCCAAGCGAATTCTCGACAAATCAATGGCATTGCTCTCAGAGAAAAGGTACTCTGATGCGGCAGCTTTCAGAAGAGCTTTGAAGTCCAGATTCTTTGGACTTTGA
- the arcC gene encoding carbamate kinase, whose product MKRIVVAIGGNALNKPNEKPTAEVMEKNLLSTTSYLADLIEEGYELVITHGNGPQVGNLLVQQDIAKEVFPPFPIDVNDAMTQGSIGYLISQTLNNELIKRDHRRNIACVLTQIVVDKNDQGFQKPSKPVGPFYDEDTAKELERTKGWTVREDAGRGFRRVVPSPIPLDVLEIEPIREMIEDGTIVVAAGGGGIPVVRDKSGTISGVEAVIDKDRASALLAKLIEADALVILTGVDHAYINYGKKDQQELKELTVEKGLELMEAGHFAKGSMLPKIESAIDFVSRTGKEAIITSLEKVDLALRGKSGTRIVP is encoded by the coding sequence ATGAAGAGAATTGTTGTTGCAATAGGTGGGAATGCGCTCAATAAGCCAAATGAAAAACCAACCGCAGAAGTAATGGAAAAGAATTTGCTCTCGACAACCTCCTATCTTGCTGATCTTATCGAGGAAGGGTATGAGCTGGTTATTACTCACGGAAACGGACCTCAAGTGGGCAACCTGCTGGTTCAGCAGGACATCGCCAAAGAAGTATTTCCACCCTTTCCAATTGATGTTAACGATGCGATGACTCAGGGTTCGATCGGCTACTTGATTAGCCAAACCTTGAACAATGAACTAATCAAGCGCGATCATAGGAGAAACATTGCTTGCGTTCTAACTCAGATAGTTGTAGATAAGAATGATCAGGGCTTTCAGAAACCTTCGAAACCTGTAGGACCATTCTATGATGAAGATACTGCTAAGGAACTTGAGAGAACCAAGGGCTGGACCGTAAGGGAAGACGCCGGAAGAGGCTTCCGCCGTGTAGTTCCTTCGCCAATTCCTCTTGATGTTCTTGAGATTGAGCCGATAAGAGAGATGATTGAGGATGGAACAATAGTGGTTGCTGCAGGCGGTGGCGGAATCCCCGTCGTCAGAGATAAGTCAGGGACGATCAGCGGAGTTGAAGCAGTTATAGACAAGGACAGAGCCTCAGCATTACTTGCAAAACTAATTGAAGCAGACGCTCTAGTAATCCTCACCGGAGTAGATCATGCCTACATAAACTATGGAAAGAAAGACCAGCAGGAACTGAAGGAGCTGACTGTTGAGAAAGGCCTTGAGTTGATGGAAGCTGGCCACTTTGCAAAGGGAAGCATGCTCCCAAAAATCGAATCCGCAATCGATTTTGTTTCTAGAACGGGAAAGGAAGCAATAATAACCTCTCTGGAGAAGGTAGACCTGGCACTTAGAGGAAAATCGGGTACAAGAATTGTTCCATGA
- the rlmD gene encoding 23S rRNA (uracil(1939)-C(5))-methyltransferase RlmD has product MEELKIEKLIAGGYSLARTREGKVALLDGGYPGEVVLASRSEGKNDFHLMKTERIVTPSNARRERLCTSFPVCGGCDWQTLEYSQQLHWKREIIREQFSRVGKIKVDDFEIVPSPKEVNYRLKMEFVCYQGKKGLSLGLYRRNSKFPVNCRNCVLGLRNFEKTRAVFEDILRKTSLRPYNRANGKGELKHLILRGNRSQVMAILVTKGERLPDEDHIVYSVKKRLSEVSTLVHIMNSNDRVVMRGVSRTLFGEGILEQDLSAKRFEVPPVAFFQNNLEVTELIVQHIVNEMGKSVGDSLLDLYSGIGTFSITIGNQMKKVTSVESNPVSVKALKANANLNGMFGIDLVMSDVIDYLKSNERQFSTVILDPPRAGVGEGIKLLEKARPSRIFYVSCDPATLARDVAKLMEAGFEISSMKAFDMFPQTWHVETVVLMSRVEK; this is encoded by the coding sequence ATGGAAGAACTGAAGATAGAGAAGCTTATTGCTGGAGGGTACTCTCTTGCCAGAACGAGAGAAGGTAAGGTTGCCTTGCTGGACGGAGGTTACCCCGGGGAAGTGGTTCTTGCAAGCCGAAGTGAAGGAAAGAACGACTTCCATCTGATGAAGACCGAAAGGATCGTAACTCCCTCAAATGCAAGACGGGAAAGACTATGTACAAGCTTCCCAGTATGCGGCGGATGCGACTGGCAGACGCTCGAGTATTCTCAACAGCTCCACTGGAAAAGAGAGATTATTCGAGAGCAGTTCAGCAGAGTTGGAAAGATCAAAGTTGATGATTTTGAGATTGTTCCCTCTCCGAAAGAAGTGAATTACAGGCTGAAAATGGAATTTGTTTGCTATCAGGGAAAGAAGGGACTCTCCCTTGGTCTTTACAGGAGAAACAGCAAGTTCCCTGTGAATTGTCGGAATTGTGTCTTGGGCTTGAGAAATTTCGAGAAGACAAGAGCGGTCTTTGAAGATATTCTAAGAAAGACGTCTCTAAGACCTTACAACAGGGCAAACGGAAAGGGTGAACTTAAGCACCTGATTTTGAGAGGCAATCGAAGTCAGGTTATGGCAATTCTTGTTACGAAGGGTGAACGACTCCCGGATGAAGACCATATAGTTTATAGCGTAAAGAAAAGACTGAGCGAGGTTTCAACTCTCGTTCATATAATGAACAGTAATGACAGAGTTGTGATGAGGGGAGTATCAAGAACTCTTTTTGGAGAGGGTATCCTGGAACAGGATCTTTCTGCGAAGAGATTTGAAGTTCCTCCTGTTGCATTTTTTCAGAATAATCTGGAAGTTACTGAACTGATAGTTCAGCACATAGTGAATGAAATGGGAAAATCGGTCGGTGATTCTCTTCTTGATCTATATAGCGGTATTGGTACCTTCTCGATCACCATTGGAAATCAGATGAAGAAGGTCACGTCAGTAGAGTCGAATCCCGTTTCGGTAAAGGCACTCAAAGCCAACGCGAATCTAAATGGAATGTTCGGAATTGATCTCGTTATGAGTGACGTCATAGATTACTTGAAATCAAATGAGAGGCAGTTTTCGACTGTCATTCTAGATCCTCCAAGAGCTGGCGTGGGTGAAGGTATCAAACTTCTTGAAAAGGCAAGGCCCTCGCGAATCTTCTATGTCTCTTGTGACCCTGCAACTCTCGCAAGAGATGTTGCAAAGCTAATGGAAGCAGGATTTGAAATTTCATCTATGAAGGCATTTGATATGTTTCCTCAGACATGGCATGTTGAGACTGTTGTCTTGATGTCGAGGGTAGAGAAGTAA
- a CDS encoding bifunctional enoyl-CoA hydratase/phosphate acetyltransferase, with translation MKSFSELISLAKAKGPRRVVLVGSEDREGVKALKFAFDEGIAMPVFVGDEERTNEILEEEGLKGEVMSASSPEEACEKGIRLVNSGYADIVLKGLVKTSTLLKAVLNKEWGLRSGKILSHIAALEVPAIDRIVFVTDGGMVIRPDLPTKISIIENAVSFLISLGYEKPKVALVAAVETVNEDMPETLEAAVISKMGQRGQIIDCEIDGPLGIDNAISSFAAEIKKVCGPVAGRADLLVVPDIASGNFLGKSAVYFAGGKIAGLILGASAPIVIVSRADSSPSKLASIALASYSLGER, from the coding sequence GTGAAAAGTTTTTCTGAGCTTATTTCTTTGGCTAAGGCCAAGGGTCCAAGAAGAGTTGTACTTGTTGGTTCGGAAGACAGAGAAGGAGTCAAAGCTCTAAAATTTGCGTTTGATGAGGGAATAGCGATGCCAGTCTTCGTAGGTGATGAAGAAAGAACGAATGAGATCCTCGAAGAAGAAGGACTAAAGGGAGAGGTTATGAGTGCTTCAAGTCCCGAGGAAGCATGTGAGAAGGGTATCAGGCTGGTGAACTCCGGATATGCCGATATAGTATTGAAAGGTCTTGTCAAGACCTCCACACTGCTGAAGGCAGTTCTCAACAAAGAATGGGGGCTGAGATCCGGAAAGATCCTGAGCCATATTGCCGCTCTTGAAGTCCCGGCAATTGATAGGATAGTCTTCGTTACGGATGGTGGAATGGTAATTCGCCCAGACCTGCCGACCAAAATATCTATAATCGAAAATGCAGTATCCTTTTTGATATCACTAGGTTATGAAAAGCCAAAAGTCGCATTGGTAGCTGCTGTTGAAACAGTAAATGAAGACATGCCAGAAACCCTTGAGGCTGCAGTGATCTCGAAGATGGGCCAGAGGGGACAGATAATAGATTGTGAGATAGATGGCCCTCTTGGAATCGATAATGCAATATCATCATTCGCAGCGGAAATAAAGAAGGTTTGCGGTCCAGTTGCGGGCAGGGCAGATCTACTTGTCGTGCCTGACATTGCTAGCGGAAACTTCCTTGGGAAATCGGCCGTCTACTTTGCGGGCGGAAAGATTGCGGGGCTAATTCTGGGTGCCTCGGCACCGATTGTTATTGTATCAAGGGCCGACTCATCTCCTTCAAAACTCGCCTCGATTGCTTTGGCAAGTTACTCATTAGGAGAACGATGA
- a CDS encoding endonuclease VIII, translating into MIEIPEAFVLASQIDETLSGKIVDGVEVPENPGKFSFYLGDPIEYQKLLIGSFFSSARAIGGMVEISADRRRLVFSDGAAPRFYSQDQKPKVKSQLTVKFGDGSSLSVYVQLYGGLWCFEEGDFDNKYYFVAQEKPSPISEDFDENYFSKLFDFEKADSLSLKAFLATEQRIPGLGNGVFQDIAWTAGLHPRIKIGKISDGDKERLFSSIKTVLKDMTENGGRDSEKDLFGVEGKYKTIIGRATFGKACPRCGGTIGRQNYLGGKVYFCPSCQRLE; encoded by the coding sequence GTGATAGAGATTCCCGAAGCATTTGTGCTTGCGAGTCAGATAGACGAGACTCTTTCCGGTAAGATAGTTGACGGAGTTGAAGTGCCTGAGAATCCAGGCAAGTTCTCTTTCTATCTTGGAGATCCAATCGAATATCAAAAACTGTTGATTGGTTCGTTTTTTTCTTCGGCCAGGGCAATAGGTGGAATGGTAGAAATTTCCGCCGACAGGAGGCGATTGGTTTTCTCAGATGGAGCCGCCCCTAGGTTCTACTCTCAAGATCAGAAGCCAAAAGTGAAGTCCCAGCTCACAGTGAAGTTCGGCGACGGTTCATCCCTGAGTGTTTACGTTCAGCTTTATGGAGGGTTATGGTGCTTCGAAGAAGGTGATTTTGACAACAAGTACTATTTTGTGGCACAGGAGAAACCGTCACCTATCAGTGAGGATTTCGATGAAAACTATTTCTCGAAGCTCTTTGACTTCGAAAAGGCCGATTCGCTTAGTCTAAAGGCCTTCCTGGCAACTGAGCAGCGGATACCGGGTTTGGGTAACGGTGTATTTCAAGATATAGCCTGGACTGCCGGGCTTCATCCAAGAATAAAGATAGGTAAGATTTCTGATGGTGACAAAGAGAGGTTGTTTTCTTCGATTAAGACCGTTCTCAAAGATATGACTGAAAATGGTGGTAGAGATTCTGAGAAGGACCTCTTTGGAGTTGAAGGGAAGTATAAGACAATCATTGGAAGGGCGACTTTTGGCAAGGCTTGTCCTAGATGTGGCGGAACGATAGGAAGGCAAAACTATCTTGGCGGAAAGGTATATTTCTGCCCATCTTGCCAGAGGCTGGAGTGA
- a CDS encoding PHP domain-containing protein: MFVDFHCHSDHSDGTNSVAGIIEESLDKRIIALSITDHDTLAGQVEASELSSQMGIRYVKGVEISCDFHETLDILGYGMISSAASIENNLKEVRLKRDLRNTRILSRLRSLGVHIADEELEYSFPGESLGRPHIADLIVKKGYADSIEEAFSRFIGREGRAYVEKEKLSIKAAIELILSAEGIPVLAHPLSMTLDRNRTVEMIRTMRSYGLKGIEVFYKTYDIETRNELLEISKELDLLATGGSDYHGEHKKNLELGIEIPDNFVFRFLESLPSHDRFDNQDL, from the coding sequence ATGTTTGTTGATTTTCACTGTCATTCAGACCATTCAGATGGAACCAACTCGGTTGCTGGGATAATTGAAGAATCCCTCGATAAGAGAATTATCGCTCTCTCGATAACAGATCACGACACTCTAGCCGGTCAAGTTGAAGCAAGCGAGCTTTCTTCACAGATGGGAATAAGATACGTAAAAGGAGTAGAGATTAGCTGTGATTTTCACGAGACTCTTGACATCCTTGGTTACGGAATGATTTCATCGGCTGCGTCTATCGAAAACAATTTAAAAGAAGTCAGGCTGAAAAGAGATCTCAGGAATACCAGAATTCTCTCAAGGCTGAGATCCCTAGGAGTTCATATAGCGGATGAAGAACTCGAATATTCTTTTCCTGGTGAGAGTCTCGGAAGACCTCACATAGCAGATCTCATTGTGAAGAAGGGGTACGCTGATTCAATAGAAGAGGCCTTTTCTCGGTTCATCGGAAGAGAGGGAAGAGCATATGTAGAGAAAGAAAAACTATCGATAAAAGCCGCCATAGAACTCATCCTTTCTGCCGAGGGCATTCCAGTCCTAGCTCACCCTCTTTCGATGACGCTAGATCGCAATCGAACTGTAGAGATGATAAGAACAATGAGGTCTTACGGTCTGAAAGGAATAGAGGTATTTTACAAGACATACGATATAGAAACGAGAAATGAACTTCTTGAGATCTCGAAGGAACTTGATCTGCTTGCCACAGGTGGCAGTGATTACCATGGAGAACACAAAAAGAATCTTGAACTCGGGATCGAGATTCCTGATAACTTTGTCTTTAGGTTCCTTGAATCTCTACCCTCCCACGATCGCTTTGATAATCAAGACCTCTGA
- a CDS encoding MoaD/ThiS family protein, whose protein sequence is MKVEFEDEVLDLEGGISVRELLISLDVDSDRYIVLKDRKMADLDSFLDDGSEVLIIKAIVGG, encoded by the coding sequence ATGAAAGTAGAGTTTGAAGATGAAGTTCTAGATCTTGAAGGCGGAATTTCAGTCAGAGAGCTTCTTATCAGTCTGGACGTTGATTCTGATCGGTACATAGTATTAAAGGATAGGAAAATGGCTGATCTGGATAGTTTTCTTGATGATGGTTCAGAGGTCTTGATTATCAAAGCGATCGTGGGAGGGTAG
- a CDS encoding MarR family winged helix-turn-helix transcriptional regulator, which produces MKSKNASDNNTNEAMLASLDRVMRLLRRRPARRTNLGRGVYRLLSMIRDREGISTRELATLLEIRPSSLNEKLIRLETEQIISRERDPRDQRVFLVRLLPRGEAHLERIHAERKQFYKSVSQILTEDEVRDMIGLANKLADGIEALSDSETGLQESEGCHGNEANRSE; this is translated from the coding sequence TTGAAATCGAAAAACGCAAGTGACAACAATACCAATGAAGCCATGCTGGCTTCCCTGGACCGTGTCATGCGTCTGTTGCGTCGGCGGCCGGCCAGACGGACGAATCTGGGCAGAGGAGTCTATCGCCTGCTGTCCATGATTCGTGATCGGGAAGGCATATCGACGCGGGAACTGGCAACTCTGCTGGAGATCCGACCATCTTCTCTCAACGAGAAACTGATACGTCTGGAAACCGAGCAAATAATCAGTCGGGAGCGGGATCCTCGGGATCAGCGGGTATTTCTGGTTCGGTTGTTGCCAAGAGGAGAAGCTCACTTAGAGAGGATCCACGCTGAACGCAAGCAGTTCTATAAATCCGTGAGTCAGATCCTCACCGAGGATGAAGTCAGGGATATGATCGGGCTTGCCAACAAACTAGCTGATGGTATCGAAGCCCTCAGCGATTCGGAGACAGGGCTTCAGGAATCCGAAGGATGTCACGGGAACGAAGCTAATAGGAGTGAGTGA
- a CDS encoding PspA/IM30 family protein, which produces MGILDRFNDIIKSNVNALLDKMEDPSKMIDQHLRELSEDLAEVKRGTAGVIAEETRTKRLVDENMGEVAKYADFAKRALLAKNEEDAKVFIAKKQELENVGAGLMTAYAAAHENAVKMRQMHDKLVSDIESLKSKRSMIKAKVAVAKTQKKINEVTSSAGKTQGAMDAVGRLEDKAQKMLDEANAMAELNTETIDKAKALEEKYAAKSSFAVDEELEQMKKDLGV; this is translated from the coding sequence ATGGGTATTCTTGACAGGTTCAACGACATTATCAAATCAAACGTGAATGCTCTGCTGGACAAAATGGAGGACCCTTCGAAGATGATTGATCAGCATCTTCGCGAACTTAGTGAAGATCTCGCTGAAGTGAAGCGAGGGACGGCGGGAGTAATCGCAGAGGAAACAAGAACAAAGCGTCTAGTCGATGAAAACATGGGTGAAGTGGCCAAATACGCGGATTTTGCAAAGAGGGCATTGCTGGCAAAAAATGAAGAAGATGCGAAGGTCTTCATAGCAAAGAAGCAGGAACTCGAGAATGTAGGAGCCGGTCTTATGACTGCTTACGCAGCAGCTCACGAGAACGCTGTGAAGATGCGCCAGATGCACGACAAACTTGTTTCAGATATTGAGTCACTCAAGTCTAAACGGTCGATGATAAAGGCTAAGGTGGCCGTTGCCAAGACTCAGAAGAAGATAAACGAAGTGACTTCCTCTGCTGGAAAGACTCAGGGAGCAATGGACGCAGTAGGAAGATTGGAAGACAAGGCCCAAAAAATGCTAGATGAGGCCAATGCCATGGCAGAATTGAACACCGAGACTATTGACAAGGCAAAGGCCCTTGAAGAAAAGTACGCTGCCAAGAGTTCGTTTGCAGTTGATGAAGAGCTTGAACAGATGAAGAAGGATCTTGGTGTTTAA
- a CDS encoding TetR/AcrR family transcriptional regulator: MRGQETRERIMEAAIQVIAEETIEGLSTRKVSSIAEVNLAAIHYHHRSKEGMLIDLSRHILNNYVLPRLEPLIDQAKQPVEIARDLYSEVIKLFSERSDIMVSLVYLWLHGMKNKRVREILINARADFYDRVERALGASMSMRRASKVSHRLLTYMAGKVMEMSVDGEMPDEKEVDEIAKLLS; encoded by the coding sequence GTGCGTGGACAAGAAACGAGAGAAAGAATAATGGAAGCAGCTATACAGGTGATAGCCGAGGAGACAATTGAGGGACTGAGTACACGGAAGGTTTCAAGCATAGCAGAAGTTAATCTTGCGGCGATTCACTATCACCATCGCTCCAAAGAGGGAATGCTGATAGATCTCTCGAGGCACATTCTGAACAACTACGTACTTCCAAGGCTCGAACCGCTCATCGATCAAGCCAAACAACCCGTTGAGATTGCCAGAGATCTTTATTCCGAAGTGATAAAGCTTTTTTCCGAAAGATCTGACATAATGGTTTCTCTTGTTTACCTTTGGCTTCACGGAATGAAGAACAAAAGAGTGAGAGAGATTCTTATCAACGCAAGAGCCGACTTCTACGATAGAGTCGAGAGGGCTTTAGGCGCTTCAATGTCCATGAGGAGAGCTTCGAAGGTATCCCATCGCCTCTTAACCTACATGGCAGGTAAGGTTATGGAGATGTCCGTCGATGGAGAGATGCCCGACGAAAAGGAAGTAGATGAGATAGCAAAACTCCTTTCATGA
- the argF gene encoding ornithine carbamoyltransferase: MGVNLKGKSFLTLLDFTRDEIRYLLDVARQVKVEKRAGTPTSRFTGKTLAIVFEKRSTRTRTAFETSFGEEGGHAVFLSKDDIHLGVKEDLKDTARVLGRMFDAIAFRGFKQETVDVLSQWSGVPVYNGLTDLYHPTQILADFMTIEESLGSLKGRKLVFVGDSRNNMANSLMIGSAKMGLHFVACGPKSLHTDPAIVDKCSEIAKESGAKVEVTEDVEKALMDADAVYTDVWASMGEEAKLQERIALLKPYQVNTEMMRKTGKTETIFLHCLPAVKGNEVTEDVFESPVSRVFEEAENRKHTIKAVMIATLL; this comes from the coding sequence ATGGGCGTAAACCTTAAAGGAAAGAGCTTTTTGACACTACTTGATTTCACAAGAGATGAGATCCGCTATCTACTGGATGTTGCGAGGCAGGTGAAGGTAGAGAAACGGGCTGGAACTCCGACCAGTAGATTCACCGGCAAGACACTGGCAATTGTATTTGAGAAGCGGTCGACAAGAACAAGAACTGCCTTTGAAACTTCTTTTGGAGAAGAGGGAGGCCACGCGGTATTCCTCTCAAAAGATGACATTCACCTTGGAGTCAAAGAGGATCTGAAGGATACTGCAAGAGTCCTTGGAAGGATGTTCGATGCGATAGCGTTCAGAGGCTTCAAACAGGAAACAGTTGATGTGCTCTCTCAGTGGTCAGGGGTCCCTGTGTACAACGGTCTTACTGATCTGTACCATCCGACTCAAATCCTAGCAGATTTCATGACGATCGAGGAGAGCCTGGGCAGCCTCAAGGGTCGAAAGCTTGTCTTCGTTGGCGATTCCAGAAACAACATGGCTAACTCTCTTATGATAGGTTCTGCGAAGATGGGTCTGCATTTCGTTGCATGCGGCCCAAAGAGCCTACACACAGACCCAGCGATAGTTGATAAGTGCAGTGAGATTGCGAAAGAATCTGGAGCTAAGGTTGAGGTTACTGAAGACGTGGAGAAGGCACTGATGGATGCCGATGCGGTTTACACCGATGTTTGGGCATCTATGGGAGAAGAAGCAAAGCTTCAGGAAAGAATAGCCCTGTTGAAGCCCTATCAGGTAAATACTGAGATGATGAGAAAGACTGGAAAAACAGAGACGATCTTCCTTCACTGCCTCCCTGCAGTTAAAGGAAATGAAGTAACTGAAGATGTCTTTGAGAGTCCCGTTTCAAGAGTCTTTGAAGAAGCAGAGAACAGAAAGCACACAATTAAGGCAGTTATGATAGCCACACTGCTGTAG
- the argS gene encoding arginine--tRNA ligase, with protein sequence MFKEKLESTMKRLLKEFGVKEEEVDFKIEIPPEGYGDLSTNVAFILSRSLKRSPREIAVSISEKLRKESDYSRVEVAGPGFINVDFSIDYLSSVLAKILEEPGFWKKQGEANIQFEFASANPTGPFTVGHGRQAVFGDVLCRVFSSRGFRVQKEMYINDAGRQIGLLGRSLWVRYNQLLGREEELPEDGYQGEYLVEIAQGLANEVGDRFKGSWNDESEVFFKKYALDKMLEDILGTLKRLRVDFENIFYESSLIEDGTVEFVIKSLEGKELIYESEGARWLKVSKFVEDDDKVLVRSNGTNTYFMTDIAYHYNKHERKFKKVFDIWGADHMGHIPRMKAAMKALDIDDDFLNVIIHQYVNLKREGEVVKMSTRRGEFTTLDELVEAVGVDSTRYFFAMFDPDTHMLFDIDLARQRSNDNPVFYVQYANARISNVFRTADEKNVMISTSSLKLLNTKEDRKIIKLLTIFPEILDSIVTDYRTNRLTSYLEDLSRAFHGYYNKNIIVDPENPALSGARLAMCKALQNVLKAGLDLLGVEAPDSM encoded by the coding sequence TTGTTCAAAGAAAAGTTGGAGAGCACAATGAAGCGCTTGTTAAAAGAGTTCGGTGTAAAAGAAGAGGAAGTAGATTTTAAGATTGAGATACCTCCCGAAGGGTACGGTGACCTCTCGACCAATGTTGCCTTCATTCTCTCAAGATCTCTCAAGAGGAGTCCCAGAGAAATCGCTGTTTCGATTTCCGAAAAGCTGCGAAAGGAATCAGATTACAGTAGAGTTGAGGTGGCTGGACCCGGGTTCATAAACGTCGATTTTTCCATAGATTATCTCTCTTCTGTACTGGCCAAAATCCTTGAAGAGCCAGGCTTCTGGAAGAAACAGGGCGAAGCAAATATTCAATTCGAATTTGCCAGTGCCAACCCAACAGGGCCTTTTACTGTTGGCCATGGACGCCAGGCAGTATTCGGCGATGTTTTATGCAGGGTCTTCTCTTCAAGGGGTTTCAGGGTTCAGAAGGAGATGTACATAAATGATGCGGGTCGACAGATAGGGCTTCTTGGGAGATCTCTGTGGGTAAGGTACAATCAGCTCCTAGGCCGGGAAGAAGAACTTCCTGAGGATGGTTATCAAGGCGAGTATCTGGTTGAGATTGCGCAAGGACTCGCAAATGAAGTTGGTGATCGCTTCAAAGGGAGCTGGAACGATGAATCAGAAGTTTTCTTTAAGAAGTATGCGCTTGATAAGATGCTCGAAGACATTTTGGGAACCCTAAAGAGGCTGAGAGTAGACTTTGAAAATATCTTTTATGAGAGTTCTCTTATTGAAGACGGAACGGTTGAATTCGTTATCAAATCTCTGGAAGGTAAGGAGTTGATATACGAATCCGAAGGAGCAAGATGGCTGAAGGTATCGAAGTTTGTTGAAGATGATGACAAGGTATTAGTTAGGTCAAATGGTACCAACACTTACTTCATGACAGATATTGCTTACCACTACAACAAGCACGAGAGGAAGTTCAAGAAAGTTTTCGATATCTGGGGTGCAGATCACATGGGTCACATACCCAGAATGAAAGCAGCGATGAAAGCGCTCGATATTGATGATGATTTTTTGAACGTGATTATTCACCAGTATGTAAACCTCAAGAGAGAGGGTGAAGTGGTGAAGATGTCTACAAGAAGAGGGGAGTTCACAACTCTGGATGAACTAGTTGAAGCCGTGGGAGTGGATTCGACGAGATATTTCTTCGCGATGTTCGATCCTGACACTCACATGCTCTTTGATATAGATCTGGCAAGGCAGAGGTCGAATGACAATCCTGTTTTTTACGTCCAGTATGCCAACGCAAGAATAAGCAATGTCTTTAGGACTGCAGATGAGAAGAATGTGATGATATCAACGAGTTCATTGAAGTTGCTGAATACTAAGGAAGACAGAAAAATCATCAAGCTATTAACCATCTTCCCTGAGATTCTAGATTCTATAGTGACAGACTACAGGACAAATCGTCTGACTTCTTATCTGGAGGATCTTTCAAGGGCGTTTCATGGATACTACAACAAAAACATCATTGTTGATCCAGAGAACCCGGCTCTTTCCGGGGCTCGACTGGCAATGTGCAAGGCTCTGCAGAATGTTTTGAAAGCCGGGCTAGATCTACTTGGAGTGGAAGCTCCCGATAGTATGTGA